Proteins co-encoded in one Medicago truncatula cultivar Jemalong A17 chromosome 8, MtrunA17r5.0-ANR, whole genome shotgun sequence genomic window:
- the LOC112417534 gene encoding uncharacterized protein has product MLESNYFGVQKSKIVISNVGIQMGSLNSRQTSLLDCLSISQCPNKTKKNSSHSTALFFFWTRSKVLVPSSSLFTKVDSESVRRMFTDAEHDFEENVGVVDKTNEEDSDFYNYHSEELKTPISSSDDEEEEGSKKPVYPKFDESAKFGYVSLELGMLFTNLSIFKTAVKDYNIHLRREIKWVKNDKNRARAKCKQQECCKWEIFCSWSEFYQSFQIKTFVSKHTCCKEGFKNKQANRKWVVNKLEDKMRTEPSLSRCEAHDYLKREFGVDVADSKISRAMKRARELVEACEDVLQPAPLSMILASESVEASEDVPLSDPPANGLASASVGDNVAATPSDK; this is encoded by the exons atgttggaatCAAACTACTTTGGGGTCCAAAAAAGCAAAATTGTAATAAGCAATGTTGGGATCCAAATGGGCTCACTAAATTCCCGCCAAACGTCATTGCTTGATTGTCTCTCAATTTCACAATGccctaacaaaacaaaaaaaaactcttcaCATTCCACTGCTCTGTTCTTCTTCTGGACAAGAAGCAAGGTTTTGGTACCATCTTCGTCATTATTTACCAAAG TGGATTCCGAAAGTGTGAGAAGAATGTTTACTGATGCGGAACATGATTTTGAGGAGAATGTAGGTGTTGTGGACAAGACAAATGAAGAAGATAGTGACTTTTATAATTATCATTCTGAAGAGCTTAAGACACCAATAAGCTCCtcggatgatgaagaagaagaaggaagcaAGAAACCTGTGTACCCTAAATTCGATGAATCGGCAAAGTTTGGTTATGTAAGTCTTGAGCTTGGGATGTTGTTCACTAACCTATCAATTTTTAAGACAGCTGTGAAGGATTACAATATCCATTTAAGAAGGGAGATCAAATGGGTCAAGAATGACAAGAATAGAGCTAGGGCAAAATGCAAGCAACAAGAATGCTGCAAGTGGGAGATCTTTTGTAGCTGGAGTGAGTTCTATCAAAGTTTTCAAATCAAGACTTTTGTTTCGAAACACACTTGCTGTAAAGAAGggtttaaaaataaacaagctAACAGGAAATGGGTTGTTAACAAACTTGAGGACAAGATGAGAACCGAACCTAGCCTTAGTCGCTGTGAAGCACATGACTATCTAAAGCGCGAGTTTGGGGTGGATGTAGCTGATTCGAAGATTTCTAGAGCTATGAAACGGGCTAGGGAATTGGTTGAAGCATGTGAAGACGTGCTACAACCTGCTCCACTTTCAATGATACTGGCTAGTGAATCGGTTGAAGCGAGTGAAGACGTGCCGCTATCTGATCCACCTGCAAAT GGACTGGCTTCCGCGAGTGTTGGGGATAATGTAGCTGCAACTCCCTCGGATAAATAG